In a genomic window of Tenuifilum sp. 4138str:
- a CDS encoding caspase family protein has translation MKRNLLRIAAVLAMLTMGACATILNTTKQKVNLTSNPIGAEVYINGKSTNKTTPCAVWVKRKVKKGPANGRNQYIYEFRKDGFVPYTYTDNAEVSSKIWLNLFLNVAALPAFGVDFISGGAYYYNNDVLATLQKESAGYVVIRDTVVKQVYVTSPEAKGYMFEKLSDVDVDIPNNNLEYPLRFALIIGNEDYSSKQVDLNREVNVDFARNDASAFKEYAIKVLGIPESNIIFLLDATAGQMNQAIAKTNLIIKNAKGKAEVFVYYAGHGLPDEVTREPYLIPVDISGQNARDGIKLADLYAKLTEYPTKRVIVFLDACFSGGARNKELVAARGVKVRPTESVLQGNIATLSAVSGEQSALPFKDKHHGFFTYYLLKKLKETKGNITFKELSTYLDEIIPLQSVLLNSKEQTPVLRMGINPTEDLENWVLTKSN, from the coding sequence ATGAAACGCAATTTATTGAGAATTGCAGCTGTACTGGCAATGCTAACCATGGGAGCCTGTGCAACCATACTTAACACAACGAAGCAAAAGGTAAACTTAACCTCAAATCCAATTGGAGCCGAAGTATACATTAATGGTAAAAGCACCAATAAAACTACACCATGTGCGGTTTGGGTTAAGCGCAAGGTAAAGAAAGGGCCTGCAAACGGGCGCAACCAGTATATTTACGAGTTCCGTAAAGATGGGTTTGTTCCTTACACCTATACCGATAACGCAGAGGTTAGCAGTAAAATATGGCTAAACCTGTTTCTAAACGTAGCAGCCCTACCTGCTTTTGGCGTCGATTTTATCTCAGGTGGTGCATACTACTACAATAACGATGTTTTGGCAACCCTGCAAAAGGAGTCTGCTGGTTATGTGGTAATTAGGGACACAGTTGTTAAACAGGTTTACGTAACTTCCCCTGAAGCCAAGGGTTATATGTTTGAAAAATTATCGGATGTTGATGTTGATATCCCAAACAATAACCTGGAGTATCCCTTGCGCTTTGCGCTGATAATTGGAAACGAGGACTACAGTAGCAAGCAGGTTGATTTGAATAGAGAGGTTAATGTTGATTTTGCCCGAAACGATGCCAGTGCATTTAAGGAATACGCCATAAAGGTATTAGGGATTCCCGAAAGCAACATAATCTTTCTGCTCGATGCCACTGCTGGGCAAATGAATCAGGCCATTGCAAAAACAAATCTGATAATAAAAAATGCCAAGGGCAAAGCCGAGGTATTTGTTTACTATGCAGGGCATGGCTTACCCGATGAGGTTACCCGCGAACCATACCTTATACCGGTTGACATTAGCGGACAAAATGCCCGCGATGGAATTAAACTAGCCGACTTATATGCCAAGCTAACAGAATACCCCACAAAAAGGGTGATCGTATTTCTGGATGCATGTTTCTCGGGCGGAGCCCGCAATAAGGAGTTAGTTGCAGCCCGCGGGGTTAAAGTTCGCCCCACTGAAAGCGTGCTTCAGGGCAATATTGCTACACTATCGGCCGTATCGGGTGAACAAAGCGCTCTGCCATTCAAGGATAAGCACCATGGTTTCTTTACCTATTATCTACTCAAAAAACTAAAAGAGACTAAGGGCAACATTACCTTTAAGGAACTTAGCACCTACCTCGATGAGATAATTCCCCTACAGTCAGTGCTCCTGAACAGTAAGGAGCAAACCCCCGTGCTTAGAATGGGTATTAACCCAACCGAGGATTTAGAAAATTGGGTTCTTACAAAATCGAACTAA
- a CDS encoding YhcH/YjgK/YiaL family protein gives MIVAPLSEFGTYLNLHPLFERVEQALITLDFSKPGEKIYIDGENLIAIPSFNKARSAGEAPLESHDKYIDIQICLQGEETMGWRERQTCSAIKEPYNSDNDITFYSDHPTCFITLKPNQFAIFFPSDCHAPLIGEGFIKKVVFKVKLAM, from the coding sequence ATGATTGTAGCACCCTTATCGGAATTTGGTACCTACCTTAACCTTCATCCCCTTTTTGAGCGGGTTGAACAGGCACTAATTACTTTGGATTTCAGCAAACCAGGAGAAAAAATTTACATAGACGGGGAAAACCTCATAGCCATCCCCTCGTTTAATAAAGCACGCAGTGCAGGAGAAGCCCCATTAGAATCGCACGATAAGTATATCGATATTCAAATATGCCTGCAGGGCGAAGAAACAATGGGATGGCGCGAAAGACAAACCTGTAGTGCTATTAAGGAGCCCTATAATAGCGATAACGACATAACCTTTTACTCCGACCATCCTACATGTTTTATCACTCTAAAACCTAATCAATTCGCAATATTTTTCCCATCCGATTGCCATGCACCGTTGATAGGAGAGGGTTTTATAAAAAAAGTGGTGTTTAAGGTTAAATTGGCCATGTAA
- a CDS encoding 4-phosphoerythronate dehydrogenase, giving the protein MKLVADSHIPYLKGVFEPFFDVEYLPGHRINQEVVKDADVLIIRTRTTCNQDLLQGSRVKFIASATIGYDHIDTQYCDSNGIRWVTAPGCNAAAVQQWLGAALVKWISSKHLNPKTLTIGIVGIGNVGSKVVALGNALGMNVVCCDPPRAERENIKSFVDLHELLKVSDIITFHVPLTRAGNYPTYHMLSSKNLALCKPTAYFLNSSRGGVVDEVALLSYLEQNPNVAVALDVWENEPDLNLELAKRCLVATPHIAGYSLEGKVMATKMVVDAVSRYFNLGITLWWPTPNPLTEKQVIASAKNILDLIGKTYRIESDDIRIIDKDFEDYRNTYNYRRDFTGFKVLKIEEDAEKVGMLGFELG; this is encoded by the coding sequence ATGAAGTTAGTTGCCGATAGTCACATTCCCTACCTTAAAGGTGTTTTTGAACCCTTTTTTGATGTTGAGTATTTACCGGGGCATCGTATAAACCAAGAGGTGGTAAAAGATGCCGATGTGCTAATTATTCGAACACGCACTACTTGTAATCAAGATTTACTGCAAGGTTCAAGGGTTAAGTTCATTGCTTCGGCAACCATTGGCTATGATCATATCGATACTCAGTACTGCGATTCAAATGGTATTAGGTGGGTAACCGCTCCCGGTTGCAACGCTGCTGCTGTCCAGCAGTGGCTGGGTGCTGCACTTGTGAAATGGATCAGTTCAAAACATCTTAATCCCAAAACCCTAACCATTGGTATAGTAGGCATTGGAAATGTGGGCAGTAAGGTGGTTGCCCTTGGCAATGCCTTAGGCATGAATGTGGTTTGCTGCGATCCGCCTAGGGCTGAGAGGGAGAATATAAAGTCTTTTGTTGATCTACATGAATTGCTGAAGGTGTCCGATATTATCACCTTTCATGTTCCATTAACGCGAGCCGGTAATTACCCTACCTACCATATGTTAAGCAGTAAGAATTTGGCTTTATGCAAGCCAACAGCATACTTTTTAAATTCATCGCGGGGTGGGGTAGTTGACGAGGTGGCGCTGCTTAGCTATTTGGAGCAAAACCCTAATGTAGCTGTTGCTTTAGATGTGTGGGAGAATGAACCTGATTTGAATTTGGAACTTGCTAAGCGATGCCTTGTGGCAACACCGCATATTGCTGGTTACTCGCTGGAGGGTAAGGTTATGGCAACTAAAATGGTAGTTGATGCTGTTAGCCGTTACTTTAATCTTGGCATAACCCTTTGGTGGCCTACGCCAAATCCACTTACTGAAAAGCAAGTTATCGCCTCAGCCAAAAATATTTTAGATTTAATAGGCAAAACGTATCGTATCGAGAGCGATGATATTAGAATTATAGATAAAGATTTTGAGGATTACAGGAATACATATAACTACCGGCGCGATTTTACCGGTTTCAAAGTATTGAAGATTGAAGAAGATGCTGAAAAGGTTGGTATGCTTGGGTTT